The genome window GAAATTCTTCCGGAAGGAAAATCGAGCGAGGTAAAAAAACTCATGAACTCCGGAAAGGTCACCGCGATGGTCGGAGACGGGATCAACGACGCTCCAGCGTTGGCGGTTGCAGATCTAGGAATCGCGATGGGAACCGGAACGGACGTCGCAATGGAATCGTCTGATGTCGTGATTATGAACGGGGATCTGATTTCGATCGCAAACGCGTTTGCAATGAGTAAAAAAACGGTGTATAACATCCGCCAGAATCTTTTCTGGGCCTTGTTTTACAACGCGCTCGGAATTCCGATCGCGGCTGCGGGGTTTCTCGCTCCTTGGATTGCGGGAGGCGCCATGGCTCTTAGTTCGGTTTCGGTGGTTTTGAACGCTTTACGTTTGCAACGAAAGTGAGAATTCGATTTGCGGAGGGGCGTTTTCGTTCTTCCGCAAATTAGAACATTCAAGAATTCTAAAATTTAAATGTTTTTCCGCCCGATCGTGTTTAACTTTTTTTCAGAGCTCCATCCAACCATTCCTTATAAGAATATAAATTGCTGATCTTGGAGATGTAAGCGGTCGCCTCCGGTCCGAGTTCGATTCCGTAGGTCAGAAATCTTCCCACTACAGGCGCATAAAAAGCGTCCGCAATTGTGAATTCTTTTCCGAAAAGGAAAGGCCCTTTGGAGTTGTTCAGACATTCTTTCCAGATGAATTCGATTCTTCGAATATCTTTCCACGCTTCTTCGGGGAAGGTCCTTCCGTGAAGTTTTTCAACGAGGTTCATGGACAGATTCTTTCTAAGATCCGTAAAACCGGAATGCATTTCCGCGACGACGGAACGTGCAACGGCTCTTGCCGCTTTGTCTTTGGGCCAAAGATTTTTTTCCGGAAAAGTCTCGGCGAGATATTCGACGATGCTGAACGTGTCCCATACTTTGATGTCGCCGTGGATTAAAACGGGAACCTTTCCGGCTTCCGAATAGAATTTGATCTTTTCGTAAAACTCGGGCGTGTTCAGGGTCAGTGAAATTTCAGTAAAAGGAATATTCTTTTCTTTTAATAGAATCCAAGGACGCAGGGACCAGGATGAGAATTTTTTATCGCCGATAACTAGTTGAAGATCCGCCATACAACCAGATTCGATCTGCGATCCGATCTTGAAAATTGAAATTCTCGGCGGATCGGATCAAATTCGTTCTTCCTTTGATGTTTGCCCGCGCGTCGCGGTTTTCGCTCAGTTTTTTTGTTTGTCCGAAAGGTAAAGACGAACCTGTGTTTCGGGAGTTTCCGCAAAGTTGATCGGATAAATTTCGTAATCCGTTGCAAAGGCTCTTCTGTTTTTGATTTCGGAATCGGACCAAACTTGTTGCCAGAGTTGAACGACGATATCCGGGCTTTTTCCTTTTTCGGTGGTCAATTCGAGATACGTTCCTTCGGGAAGGGAAACGGTTTCAAAACCGTTCGTATCGTTGGAAGCGGCCGGAACTCCGATAAAGTAGGAGTATTCTCCGTTCTCGTCACTTTCATAATCCCAATACACAGCGTAGATGGAATCTCCCGGATCCCCGAGTTTCGGAAAAACTTCCTGAAAGAATTTTCCCCAGAGCGGTCCGATTTTTCCGTTCGGTCCGAATTCGTCCGCGTTTTTTGTTCTCGTGCGGACTCCGACGAGATTCTTTTTCGGCATCGGGATTTGTTTCATGATTTCCTCTTTATTAAACGAAGTCTAACGGATCGAAAAATACGATACGAAACACGTTCAACAAGAGGCAATCCAATTCTCTCGACTTTTTGAATCG of Leptospira sanjuanensis contains these proteins:
- a CDS encoding glutathione S-transferase family protein — its product is MADLQLVIGDKKFSSWSLRPWILLKEKNIPFTEISLTLNTPEFYEKIKFYSEAGKVPVLIHGDIKVWDTFSIVEYLAETFPEKNLWPKDKAARAVARSVVAEMHSGFTDLRKNLSMNLVEKLHGRTFPEEAWKDIRRIEFIWKECLNNSKGPFLFGKEFTIADAFYAPVVGRFLTYGIELGPEATAYISKISNLYSYKEWLDGALKKS
- a CDS encoding GyrI-like domain-containing protein, with translation MKQIPMPKKNLVGVRTRTKNADEFGPNGKIGPLWGKFFQEVFPKLGDPGDSIYAVYWDYESDENGEYSYFIGVPAASNDTNGFETVSLPEGTYLELTTEKGKSPDIVVQLWQQVWSDSEIKNRRAFATDYEIYPINFAETPETQVRLYLSDKQKN